From a single Poecilia reticulata strain Guanapo linkage group LG2, Guppy_female_1.0+MT, whole genome shotgun sequence genomic region:
- the LOC103478775 gene encoding CD209 antigen-like protein E isoform X1 — MEEIYMNVDPVKTVCQIPVTKNEGSGRSKKRLYVGVIISLGLLNVFLLIGLISLGVFSHDVGSLAADFTDTKDNLTDRLQDSNDRLSVMTEERDRLNANXTEMSKEMIRLQSLLKKKKTCPEGWRMFSCSCYFLSTSSGSWDEGRTDCRTRGGDLVVIDDDDEQKFLSTFITKETWIGLNDKETEGSWMWVDGTPLSNLLTKYWVAQQPDNGGGDPKWGEEDCVHIRTYDTLLWNDLKCSASQQWLCEKDPI; from the exons ATGGAGGAAATCTATATGAACGTTGACCCTGTGAAAACGGTCTGCCAAATTCCCGTTACAAAAAATGAAG GTTCTGGCAGATCCAAGAAGAGGCTCTATGTGGGTGTTATCATCTCTCTGGGGcttctgaatgttttcctgctgattGGACTCATAAGCCTTGGTGTTTTCT CTCATGATGTAGGCAGCTTGGCAGCAGATTTCACCGACACCAAAGACAATCTGACGGATCGTCTCCAGGACAGCAATGACCGGCTTTCTGTCATGACTGAAGAAAGAGACCGTCTGAAYGCAAACSTCACAGAAATGTCTAAAGAGATGATCAGGCTCCAGAGTTTGTTGAAGAAAA agAAAACCTGTCCTGAAGGATGGAGGATGTTCAGCTGTTCTTGTTATTTCCTCTCTACATCGTCTGGCTCCTGGGATGAAGGCAGAACGGATTGCAGGACCAGAGGAGGAGATCTGGTGGTGATAGATGACGATGATGAACAG AAATTTCTTTCTACGTTCATCACTAAAGAAACATGGATTGGTTTGAATGATAAAGAAACTGAGGGATCCTGGATGTGGGTCGATGGCACTCCGCTGTCCAACCT ACTTACCAAATACTGGGTGGCCCAACAGCCTGATAATGGTGGTGGAGACCCAAAGTGGGGAGAAGAGGACTGTGTGCATATCAGGACTTATGACACTTTGTTATGGAATGAcctgaaatgttctgcttctCAGCAGTGGCTCTGTGAAAAGGATCCAATCTAA
- the LOC103478775 gene encoding CD209 antigen-like protein E isoform X2 — protein MEEIYMNVDPVKTVCQIPVTKNEGSGRSKKRLYVGVIISLGLLNVFLLIGLISLGVFCSLAADFTDTKDNLTDRLQDSNDRLSVMTEERDRLNANXTEMSKEMIRLQSLLKKKKTCPEGWRMFSCSCYFLSTSSGSWDEGRTDCRTRGGDLVVIDDDDEQKFLSTFITKETWIGLNDKETEGSWMWVDGTPLSNLLTKYWVAQQPDNGGGDPKWGEEDCVHIRTYDTLLWNDLKCSASQQWLCEKDPI, from the exons ATGGAGGAAATCTATATGAACGTTGACCCTGTGAAAACGGTCTGCCAAATTCCCGTTACAAAAAATGAAG GTTCTGGCAGATCCAAGAAGAGGCTCTATGTGGGTGTTATCATCTCTCTGGGGcttctgaatgttttcctgctgattGGACTCATAAGCCTTGGTGTTTTCT GCAGCTTGGCAGCAGATTTCACCGACACCAAAGACAATCTGACGGATCGTCTCCAGGACAGCAATGACCGGCTTTCTGTCATGACTGAAGAAAGAGACCGTCTGAAYGCAAACSTCACAGAAATGTCTAAAGAGATGATCAGGCTCCAGAGTTTGTTGAAGAAAA agAAAACCTGTCCTGAAGGATGGAGGATGTTCAGCTGTTCTTGTTATTTCCTCTCTACATCGTCTGGCTCCTGGGATGAAGGCAGAACGGATTGCAGGACCAGAGGAGGAGATCTGGTGGTGATAGATGACGATGATGAACAG AAATTTCTTTCTACGTTCATCACTAAAGAAACATGGATTGGTTTGAATGATAAAGAAACTGAGGGATCCTGGATGTGGGTCGATGGCACTCCGCTGTCCAACCT ACTTACCAAATACTGGGTGGCCCAACAGCCTGATAATGGTGGTGGAGACCCAAAGTGGGGAGAAGAGGACTGTGTGCATATCAGGACTTATGACACTTTGTTATGGAATGAcctgaaatgttctgcttctCAGCAGTGGCTCTGTGAAAAGGATCCAATCTAA